One genomic segment of Ricinus communis isolate WT05 ecotype wild-type chromosome 3, ASM1957865v1, whole genome shotgun sequence includes these proteins:
- the LOC8265180 gene encoding uncharacterized protein LOC8265180: MGRQRQQNWTVLGHLKKAVKKLNFLLRFNLRGWRIASIVRNVSKRPQLRLKSFNDRLGLHGCIEDLESDRSEMVKTLQRTRSYASDEDIDQRAEIFIANFRRQLLLERQVSLQVRYYRGNSFTRDY; this comes from the coding sequence ATGGGTAGACAAAGACAACAGAACTGGACGGTGCTAGGCCACCTAAAGAAGGCCGTCAAGAAGTTGAACTTTCTACTAAGGTTTAACCTGAGGGGATGGCGCATAGCTTCTATTGTCCGCAATGTCTCTAAGCGGCCGCAACTTCGATTGAAGAGCTTTAATGATAGGTTAGGTTTGCATGGTTGCATCGAAGATTTAGAATCTGATCGAAGCGAGATGGTTAAAACCCTTCAAAGGACGAGAAGTTATGCTTCTGATGAAGATATTGACCAAAGGGCGGAGATTTTTATTGCTAACTTCCGCCGCCAACTTCTGCTAGAAAGGCAGGTTTCTTTGCAGGTTCGATATTACAGAGGGAATAGTTTCACCAGGGATTACTGA